AACATTATTAATGAAAAAAACTTAAAGAGTATTTTTAAGCTAAACAATCAGTACACtcttattattaaaaattatcgTCACAGTCTGATATTTCAGGTAAATCAGGTGTTATAAATTGtactttttcttcttcaaataaTTTAGGTGAATTGCAAAATTCTGGCATATCAAAATCAATCTGTTCTTGATCTAAACAAAAAATTTAAGATATAAGATACATAACATAGGATACACATAAcagtaaatatatttatatttaagatTTTAAACCTGATACAAATCCTTCATCCTCGTAAAGTATCACCTTATTTTTTTTCTGCATAAGTAACTGTTTGAATTCATTTTCAATAGTTTTACTATAAATGTCATCTGTTAAAATACGTATTAAACCTAATTATTTCCTTTCGGTTAATCTTTTAGCTTTTtcgttaattatatttttttgcTATCATACCAAACTCAAATTGCATATCACAATATGGTGCTAGACTCTCTGGTTCCGGGTACGATTTTTTCATCTGATTTTTTGGCGTCCATGGTTTTTTAAAAACACTTTCATCAGATGGTCCTAGCGACTTTGTattctttctattaaatagaTTCTTTGGAGACACATCTTTTATTTTATCAGAAGAGCCAAATGGTTTCTATAAGAAAATTAAAAACTAATTAATTGCTGTTTGTAAAATTGTTTAAATACATTCTACAAAATTGCTAAAAATTACTATATGTATACTTTTGTTGGTAACGTTGCAAATTCCTTCCTAGGCGATATTGGACGACCATCAATATCCAATTGTGTTAATTTTGGTTTTAATTCTTGTTTATTAGGAGTCTCCTTTATGGTGGTAGGCACGTTTAAATCAGAGTTTGATCTAATTGATAATCCTTTTGGTTTGGGCTGCACAATATTTTTCATAGAACCACCATTTATGCTAAGAGATGCTTTTGATCTCGATAAAGGTTTCATAATTGGACCTGTAATTTTTTCATTATTATTAGTATATATGTATTAAACAGGAAAAGGAGAAATAATAATATCTGTTATAGAAAGAAAATATTAACAATAAAATAACCACTACAGAGCCTTACCTTTATCTAGTTTCGATATttcgccaaacaaattaaatatattagccatttataaaaattttgtacaAAAATGACTTCttaaattacttaaaaaatACTCTGTACGCAAAATAAAATAATCTCTCAATATTTTCGTAAAAGTTGTTGATAATGTTCAATCAAAAGCTTTCTGTTTGATTTCAAGGAGGCTTTGATGAAAATTAAGGTTAGCCACCTAAAAATCTTGTATTACTAAAGACTTTCTAGGGATATATCTAGGGACATGTCTATACACACAGACAAAACTA
The sequence above is a segment of the Xylocopa sonorina isolate GNS202 chromosome 7, iyXylSono1_principal, whole genome shotgun sequence genome. Coding sequences within it:
- the LOC143425180 gene encoding uncharacterized protein LOC143425180; translation: MANIFNLFGEISKLDKGPIMKPLSRSKASLSINGGSMKNIVQPKPKGLSIRSNSDLNVPTTIKETPNKQELKPKLTQLDIDGRPISPRKEFATLPTKKPFGSSDKIKDVSPKNLFNRKNTKSLGPSDESVFKKPWTPKNQMKKSYPEPESLAPYCDMQFEFDDIYSKTIENEFKQLLMQKKNKVILYEDEGFVSDQEQIDFDMPEFCNSPKLFEEEKVQFITPDLPEISDCDDNF